TTTCTGAAATAAGTTTTTCAAGCTCGCTCTGGCTGGAAATGCCTACATTAAAATCCCCGTCTGTAGCGAGAATAACGCGGTTATTACCATCTTCGATGAAGTTGGCAGCCGCCGTGTTATAGGCCAGTTGTATGCCTGCACCACCTGCCGTAGATCCACCCGCTTCCAGTTTGTCCAGGGCATCCATGATAGCGATCTTTTCACTACCAGGGGTAGAAGGCAAAACGATACCGGCAGCACCCGCATATACGGCAATGGCTACATGGTCAATAGGGCGGAGTTGCTGTGTCAGCGCTTTCAGTGACCGGATCACCAATGGCAGCTTGTTGTCATCACTCATCGAACCGGATACATCGATGAGAAATACCAGGTTGGCAGGAGGTAGTTTCTCATTAGAAATTTCCATGGCTTTTACACCAATCCTTACCAGCTGATGATCCGGTTCCCAGGGGCATTTGATCATGTCTGTATAGATGGCTACCGGATCATTGCCGGTAGGAGGCTTGTATTGATAGTCGAAGTAATTGATCAATTCTTCCAGTCTTACAGCATCGGCAGGAGGAAGGGAGCCGCTATTGAGAAAACGGCGTACGTTGGAGTAGGAAGCCCTGTCTACGTCTGCAGCAAACGTGCTGAGGGGCTGAGATTCCGTATTTATGAAACGATTACCGGCAATAGGGTCATATTCCTCCTCTATGTTCTTCCCGCTGACAGTTGTTAGGCAGCTGCTGGTATAACATCTTTGGACCCTGGTACCATAACCACTGACCACTACCTCCTCCAGGTTGTGCTGACTAATCAGCAACTCCACATTCAGTGGTGCCAACCTGTTAAGTGCGGCTATTTTCTTAGAATAGGGGATCTCTTTTGCTGTATAACCTATGCTGCTGAATACCAGTGTCACATTTTCCAGTGGTATCTTAATCTCATATTTACCTGAAGTATCAGTGATGGTTCCTATGGAAGTACCTTTTACCTGGACAGTCACCCCGGTAATAGCCTTGTGTGAACCGGTGTCGGTTACAATTCCGGTCAGTATATGCTGGGCCTGCGTATGGATGGTAAAAAGCCCTGCCAGTAACAGGAATAGGTACTTTAGCATAGTCAAAAAGTTTAATCTGCTACATGATGCTGGTCATTGTAATGATTCCATAATCCCCCGGGAAAAAAATATCGTATAGATTTGCACAAATTTTAGGGCATGGTATACAATGTAATAGGAGTCACTTCAGGTAGCTCACTGGATGGGCTGGACCTGGTGTTTGTAGCTTTGACGGAGGTAAGAGGCAAGTGGACGTACGAGATCAAAGCCGCTGAGCGTAAAGCATATACAGAAGACTGGAAAGAGAAACTGTCAAATGCAGCGAACCTGCCAGCCAGAGATTATTTTCTGCTACATAGTGAATATGGACATTATATAGGGAATGCAGTAAAGGATTTTATTGCGACCCATGGTTTTGATCACCTGGTACATTTTATCACCACGCATGGTCATACGGTATTCCATATGCCTTCCCAGAAGATGACGGCACAGCTGGGCGATGGTGCAGCTATCACCGCAGTAACAGGTCTTTCCGTGATCAGTGATCTGCGTGCAATGGATGTTGCCCTGGGTGGTAAAGGAGCTCCTTTGTTCCCGGTAGCAGAGCAACTCCTGTTCCCAAATGCAGCTTACAGGGTGAACCTGGGTGAAAATGCAACGATCTCTGCCCGGAAAGATGAGGAGCTGGTAGCTTTTGATGTATGTCCCTGCAATTATGTGCTGGATGCCCTGGCGGAGACCCTGGGCCGTGCATATGATGAAAATGGAAGCCTGGCTGCTGGTGGGGTAACTGACCCGCAACTGCTGGATGCGCTGAATGGATTAGCGTATTATGCGCAGCCTTATCCAAAAACACTGGCGAATAAATTTGGTACGACCGCTGTATTGCCAATGATGCAGGGGCATCACCTGTCTACACAGAGCAAGCTGAATACTTATACAAAACATATTGCTGCGCAGATAGCTAATGCGGTGAACCTGATCGGAGGAGAAGGAGGAGAGGTGCTGCTGACTGGTGGCGGTGCACATAACAGCTTCCTGGTGGAAACCATCAAAGAAGCCGGGCTGAAAGTAACACAGCCGGACGAACAAACGCTCACTTTCCGCACAGCGTTGATGATTGCATTACTAGGCGCTTTGCGCTGGAGACAGGAAACAAACGCATTTGCTTCCGTAACCGGTGCTGATCGTGATAGTGTAGGTGGTGCACTCTGGTGTAACTAGAAAAATACATTTACGGATGTTATCACTTAGTGATAACATCCGTAAATGCAAATCCATCTCCATCAAACAAGCCCTTATCACTCAATTTCAAATGCGGTATCACCAGCAAAGCCATAAATGACAGGGTCATAAACGGCGCGCCTAACTCACTCCCCAATGCCTTCGCCGCCTTATCCAACCGGCTATACTGCTCCGCTACCGCATACCCATCCAGGTTACTCATCAGCCCAGCCACCGGCAATGGCAACACGTTCACAGTATCATTATCCACCACACTCACTCCACCCTGCGAAGCAATTACCGCATTAATCGCCTTTACAATACTCTCATCATCCACACCCACCGCAATGATATTATGACTATCATGCGCCACAGAAGACGCAATGGCCCCACGTTTAAAACCAAACCGCTTAATAAACGCCAACGCTACCGGTGCAGGATGATACCTGTTCACTACTACCAGCTTCAACACATCTTTCTCCACGTTACTATACAATGCACCATCTACTACCGGCAACTCTTCCAGCAAAGTATTTGTGATCAGCTGACCATCCAATGCTTCAATTACTTTTACTGTAGCGGCGCTACCCTTGGCCACGATACGTAAATCATCGGCTGATACCGGCTTACAATCAAAATTGTTGATCACCGGCGCCACCGGCGCTGTTATCAGCGTCTTCCCATTTGCTGCTACCAGTTCTCCATTCACATAAGTCGCCTGGATATTGAATTGCTGGATATCATTCGTAACAATAAAATCTGCTGCATCACCCACTCTTAATAATCCCGCCGGGATCTTGTAATGTTCTACCGGGTTAATACATGCCGCACGCAGTACTTTGAACAGCGCCACACCATGCGCCAGTGCTCTCCGCACCAGCACATTGATATGCCCTTCCACGAGATTGTCCGGATGCTTATCATCACTACAAAACATCATGTTATCTGAATGCTCATGCAGCAGGCCGACCAGTGCTTCAAAATTCCTCGCAGCACTCCCTTCCCTGATCAGGATCTTCATACCATATCGCAGTTTATCCAGGGCTTCTTCCGCAGTAAAACATTCATGATCGGTACTAATACCCGCATCGATATATTGTTTTGCTGCATCGCCTCTCAGCCCCGGTGCATGGCCATCTACAGGCTTATTCAATTTTTGGGCAGCAGCGATCTTTGCCATCACATCCGGATCATTATGCAGCACCCCCGGGAAGTTCATCATCTCAGTGAGATATAATACTTCAGGCAATGCGAGCAATGCTTCCACATCGTTCACGGTGACTGTTGCTCCCGCTGTTTCAAAAATGGTAGCAGGCACGCAGGAGGGTGCGCCAAAACAGAATTTGAAAGGCACTGTCTTTCCATTATCCAGCATGTATTTCACACCTGCCACACCACATACATTCGCAATTTCATGCGGATCAGATACTGTCGCTATTGTGCCATGCACTACTGCCAGTCTTGCGAATTCCGAAGGCGTGAGCATCGCGCTTTCCACATGCACGTGTGCATCTACAAAGCCCGGTAAAATATACTGCTGATACGTACCCTGGTCTTCACTGATATGGCTGATCTTTCCATCAGTCACCTGTATCGTACCAGGATAAATGCGTTGTGCAGGAATGTCTATGATATTGCCAGATATCTGGAAATGCTGTGCCATGTTTTTAATTTAATAACGTTCTAACATTGCCTTTGCTCCTGCTGCTATTTTCTCCGCCAGTGGTGCAGGCTGTATCACCTTTACATTTGCGCCATAGCTCAGCAGTAGCATGGTCAGTTCATGATTGATCACTACATTGATAGAGATACGACATTCTTCTGCCGTATCTGATTCTACCTGTTGTGAAGGATGGATGGCCTGTGTCTTGATATACTTGCCCTGGTGAGGGGTGAAAGAAAGGACTACTTTCTCAGGTTCTCCCTGTGGTACGGTTACCCCGATGGCATGCTGGAAATAACTGGCATCATCAAAATTCTTCGCATCAAATTTCTTGTCAGTCGGCCACAGATCCAGTATACGATCCAGCGCAAATGTCAGCAGTGTACCACCTTTTGCCTTCTGGCTTTTACCTACCAGGTAAAAACGGGATTGATATTCTCTTACATGATAAGGCTCTACCCAGTGCTCTTTCGGCTCATTGCGGTCAAAGCTCTGGTACGAGATCCTGATCACATCCAGGTTCTTGATCGCATCTACAATCGACGGAATATGCGATGCTCCTTTATATTGTGTGGCACGCGAAAAGCGGATCAGGCCTTTGTGCTCCAGCACTTCACGGTTTTGTTTCAGACTGGCAGCTATTTTTAAGATCGCATCTTCAAACTGCTCAATCACAGGCAGGCTGCGAAACTGCTCCAATATACCAATGGCGATCTCCAGGCCTTCCAGGTCTGCTTCCTCGATGGGAATGTTGTTGATAGAGTAGGTCTCATCTTCATATGAATATGTACCACTTGCCCTGTCGTATACAATAGGGGCATTGTAGTTCAGTTCAGGGTCATGGCGCATATCCTGTATATCCTTTTGAATGGTACGTACGGAAATACTTTTGTCCATTTTTCGGGAGACAAACTCTATAAGGTCATCGAGAGTGGGTTTTTTCAGACGTTTATTTCGCAACCGCTCATCAATCCAGCGATAACGAGAAACAGCATCCTTATTCTTCGG
This window of the Chitinophaga sancti genome carries:
- a CDS encoding vWA domain-containing protein; translation: MLKYLFLLLAGLFTIHTQAQHILTGIVTDTGSHKAITGVTVQVKGTSIGTITDTSGKYEIKIPLENVTLVFSSIGYTAKEIPYSKKIAALNRLAPLNVELLISQHNLEEVVVSGYGTRVQRCYTSSCLTTVSGKNIEEEYDPIAGNRFINTESQPLSTFAADVDRASYSNVRRFLNSGSLPPADAVRLEELINYFDYQYKPPTGNDPVAIYTDMIKCPWEPDHQLVRIGVKAMEISNEKLPPANLVFLIDVSGSMSDDNKLPLVIRSLKALTQQLRPIDHVAIAVYAGAAGIVLPSTPGSEKIAIMDALDKLEAGGSTAGGAGIQLAYNTAAANFIEDGNNRVILATDGDFNVGISSQSELEKLISEKKEKGIFLSVLGFGMGNLKDNKLETLADKGNGNYAYIDTYEEALRTLVTTFGGTLFTVAKDVKLQVAFNPHFVGAYRLIGYEDRLLQTEDFNDDKKDGGEIGAGHTVTALYEIAPPEDEHLPYSLKMDQSDRMMTYWNEDALTVDLRYKKPKSNSSRVFSQRMRWNVLHMNRVPDDFKMATAVAAFGMLLRNSAFKGKASYEQVLSLAESAKGIDKEGYRAEFIQLVKKAKLLNSGTPAYSNVMADTDDN
- a CDS encoding anhydro-N-acetylmuramic acid kinase, producing MVYNVIGVTSGSSLDGLDLVFVALTEVRGKWTYEIKAAERKAYTEDWKEKLSNAANLPARDYFLLHSEYGHYIGNAVKDFIATHGFDHLVHFITTHGHTVFHMPSQKMTAQLGDGAAITAVTGLSVISDLRAMDVALGGKGAPLFPVAEQLLFPNAAYRVNLGENATISARKDEELVAFDVCPCNYVLDALAETLGRAYDENGSLAAGGVTDPQLLDALNGLAYYAQPYPKTLANKFGTTAVLPMMQGHHLSTQSKLNTYTKHIAAQIANAVNLIGGEGGEVLLTGGGAHNSFLVETIKEAGLKVTQPDEQTLTFRTALMIALLGALRWRQETNAFASVTGADRDSVGGALWCN
- the ade gene encoding adenine deaminase — translated: MAQHFQISGNIIDIPAQRIYPGTIQVTDGKISHISEDQGTYQQYILPGFVDAHVHVESAMLTPSEFARLAVVHGTIATVSDPHEIANVCGVAGVKYMLDNGKTVPFKFCFGAPSCVPATIFETAGATVTVNDVEALLALPEVLYLTEMMNFPGVLHNDPDVMAKIAAAQKLNKPVDGHAPGLRGDAAKQYIDAGISTDHECFTAEEALDKLRYGMKILIREGSAARNFEALVGLLHEHSDNMMFCSDDKHPDNLVEGHINVLVRRALAHGVALFKVLRAACINPVEHYKIPAGLLRVGDAADFIVTNDIQQFNIQATYVNGELVAANGKTLITAPVAPVINNFDCKPVSADDLRIVAKGSAATVKVIEALDGQLITNTLLEELPVVDGALYSNVEKDVLKLVVVNRYHPAPVALAFIKRFGFKRGAIASSVAHDSHNIIAVGVDDESIVKAINAVIASQGGVSVVDNDTVNVLPLPVAGLMSNLDGYAVAEQYSRLDKAAKALGSELGAPFMTLSFMALLVIPHLKLSDKGLFDGDGFAFTDVITK
- a CDS encoding helix-turn-helix transcriptional regulator codes for the protein MPKNKDAVSRYRWIDERLRNKRLKKPTLDDLIEFVSRKMDKSISVRTIQKDIQDMRHDPELNYNAPIVYDRASGTYSYEDETYSINNIPIEEADLEGLEIAIGILEQFRSLPVIEQFEDAILKIAASLKQNREVLEHKGLIRFSRATQYKGASHIPSIVDAIKNLDVIRISYQSFDRNEPKEHWVEPYHVREYQSRFYLVGKSQKAKGGTLLTFALDRILDLWPTDKKFDAKNFDDASYFQHAIGVTVPQGEPEKVVLSFTPHQGKYIKTQAIHPSQQVESDTAEECRISINVVINHELTMLLLSYGANVKVIQPAPLAEKIAAGAKAMLERY